The following proteins come from a genomic window of Astatotilapia calliptera chromosome 11, fAstCal1.2, whole genome shotgun sequence:
- the LOC113031647 gene encoding zinc finger BED domain-containing protein 1-like produces MATPGNVPPSLKADVWQHFGFKNCEDSEEPDKSKAVCKMCKMEVKHCGNTTNLRNHLTRHHPDILLAKTADTKQRSLEKAFAVKFESTSPRAQKITQSVATFICKDIRPYSVVENDGFQNLINTLEPRYVLPSRKHLSEVVIPNMYEKVKHDVTASLKSAERVAITCDSWTSRATDNYLTITSHHIDQEWRLVSHVLQTRTTEASHTAANLSEIMFKAIEEWELTNKNPVIVTDNAANMVRAVEITGWLHIGCFAHTLNLASQAGLKVPAVAQLLGRVRRIASFFHRSTVASRKLKEKQKILNLPAHKLVNDGVTRWNSTLEMLERFLEQQPAISAALLSPEVRRNDSNLCSLTEADITDGEDIVKALKPLKAATLVMSEEKSPTLSIIAPLHAQLLEKMISVSHDSSLIKDLKTAVYDNLKSRYVALKDKLYIASALDPRFKALPFLSKETCNNTFSQLVLEAAGLENVDTAIVSYRNKNKKLLVFLHYSS; encoded by the exons ATGGCTACTCCCGGGAATGTGCCACCGAGCCTAAAGGCAGATGTCTGGCAACACTTTGGATTTAAGAACTGTGAAGACAGTGAAGAGCCGGACAAAAGCAAAGCCGTATGTAAGATGTGCAAAATGGAGGTAAAGCACTGTGGAAATACCACAAATCTCAGAAATCATTTAACGAGGCATCATCCAGATATCCTGCTAGCAAAAACGGCCGACACCAAGCAACGCTCACTCGAAAAGGCATTTGCAGTGAAGTTTGAATCCACTTCTCCACGTGCCCAAAAAATAACCCAGTCTGTGGCAACTTTCATATGTAAAGATATACGTCCGTACAGCGTTGTTGAAAATGATGGCTTCCAAAACCTCATTAATACGCTAGAACCACGCTATGTTTTACCATCACGCAAACATTTGAGTGAAGTGGTAATCCCAAACATGTATGAAAAAGTGAAACACGATGTTACAGCCTCACTCAAGTCAGCAGAGAGAGTCGCTATAACCTGTGACAGCTGGACATCCAGAGCAACAGATAACTACCTGACTATCACCTCACACCATATCGACCAGGAGTGGAGACTCGTGTCTCATGTCTTACAGACAAGAACCACCGAAGCAAGCCACACAGCAGCTAATTTATCTGAAATTATGTTCAAAGCAATCGAAGAATGGGAGCTTACAAACAAAAATCCAGTCATCGTAACTGACAATGCTGCAAATATGGTGCGAGCTGTAGAAATAACGGGCTGGTTGCACATTGGTTGTTTTGCCCACACACTCAATTTAGCTTCACAAGCAGGACTGAAAGTTCCAGCTGTTGCTCAGCTGCTTGGCCGAGTGAGACGCATAGCATCCTTTTTTCATCGCAGCACTGTTGCAAGTCGCAAGCTTAAAGAGAAGCAAAAGATACTGAATCTACCTGCCCATAAGCTGGTGAATGATGGGGTGACCAGATGGAACAGCACATTGGAGATGCTGGAACGCTTCCTAGAGCAACAACCAGCAATCTCTGCAGCTCTACTCTCACCTGAAGTGAGGAGAAATGACAGTAATCTCTGTAGTCTTACAGAGGCTGACATAACTGATGGAGAAGATATAGTGAAAGCTCTGAAGCCGCTGAAAGCAGCCACACTGGTTATGTCTGAAGAAAAGTCCCCGACCCTTTCCATCATTGCACCTCTGCATGCACAGCTGCTGGAGAAGATGATCAGTGTCTCTCATGACTCCTCACTGATTAAAGACCTCAAGACTGCTGTATACGACAACTTGAAGTCAAG ATATGTGGCCCTAAAGGACAAGCTCTACATTGCATCAGCATTAGATCCTCGCTTTAAGGCCCTGCCATTCTTGTCCAAAGAGACCTGTAACAACACATTCTCTCAGTTGGTGTTGGAAGCAGCAGGTTTGGAGAACGTGGACACAGCTATTGTGagttacagaaacaaaaacaaaaaattattggtttttttgcactactcGAGTTAG